In Pedobacter sp. W3I1, one DNA window encodes the following:
- a CDS encoding SMP-30/gluconolactonase/LRE family protein, producing the protein MKKYFFFLAFSALSITSFAQSAGQNLFVQDSLKVISAQFKFTEGASVDKKGNVFFTDQPNDKIWKYDIDGKLSLYMDKSGRANGTYFDKKGNLIVCADEHNQIWSIDKNKKIKVLFSDYEGKKVNGPNDIWLDAKGGIYFTDPYYQRDYWTRKSPEIQGQKVYYLPKGKKEAIIVADDVIKPNGIVGTPDGKFLYVADMGANKTYRYSIGTNARLTDRQLILNQHSDGMTLDNKGNIYVTGKGVNIYKPTGEKIGHIDVPEEWCGNICFGGKDKNLLFITASKSLYVIPTNAKGVE; encoded by the coding sequence ATGAAAAAATATTTCTTCTTTTTGGCGTTTTCTGCCCTAAGCATTACTTCTTTTGCGCAAAGTGCAGGTCAAAATCTTTTTGTTCAGGACAGTTTAAAGGTGATTTCTGCACAGTTTAAGTTCACAGAAGGTGCATCTGTTGACAAAAAGGGCAACGTTTTTTTTACGGATCAACCCAACGATAAGATCTGGAAATATGATATTGATGGCAAACTGAGTCTGTACATGGATAAATCGGGTAGGGCCAATGGAACTTATTTTGATAAGAAAGGAAACTTAATTGTGTGTGCCGATGAGCATAATCAAATCTGGTCTATCGATAAAAACAAAAAAATAAAAGTGCTTTTCAGTGATTATGAAGGCAAAAAGGTTAACGGGCCAAATGATATCTGGTTGGATGCTAAAGGTGGTATTTATTTTACTGACCCCTACTATCAGCGCGATTACTGGACGAGAAAATCGCCTGAGATTCAAGGTCAAAAGGTATATTATCTGCCAAAAGGCAAAAAAGAAGCCATTATTGTGGCCGATGATGTGATAAAACCTAATGGTATTGTGGGTACGCCAGATGGTAAATTTTTATATGTCGCCGATATGGGCGCGAATAAAACATACCGTTATTCGATTGGTACTAATGCCAGGTTAACAGACAGGCAACTTATCCTTAACCAGCATTCTGACGGGATGACTTTGGATAACAAAGGAAATATTTATGTAACCGGAAAAGGAGTGAACATTTACAAACCTACAGGCGAAAAAATTGGTCATATTGATGTACCTGAAGAGTGGTGTGGTAACATTTGTTTTGGTGGAAAAGATAAAAATTTGCTTTTTATTACGGCTTCAAAATCGCTGTATGTTATTCCTACTAATGCGAAGGGAGTGGAGTAA
- a CDS encoding hybrid sensor histidine kinase/response regulator transcription factor — protein sequence MKINIKNLWIGTDDGGLNCYNLHTQVFTHYFMGGGKRPDLRVIFIDSKGNLWIGQAGLYRFNRAKNKFELYTTKAGLSTEFIKGIIEDDKGNFWISTAHGLTRFNPQNETFKKYNTGDGLQGLEFETNAYLKTQNGEMFFGGINGFNSFFTDDIKTNKFIPPVYLTEFQIFNQKILPNTEGSVLENDISYTKEIKLDYDQASISFRFAALNYVANENNNYAYRLEGEDKDWIFAGHAKQAFYTNLDPGTYTFKVRASNNDNIWNTTGTTLKIIIAPPFWATWWFRLIVIATALYLTYLALSFKRRLEIRRIEEEKREEIHQTQLQFFTNISHEFRTPLSLILGPIERLLREDTQESFQSYYNTIHRNANRLLRLINELMDFRKTASGALKLNVVNGNLNLFIDEVAEEFSEMAAEKEISFTVEKENLPADIWFDRQVIEKIILNLINNSIKYTKSGGTLKLQVFSDLSDHKPAFENQLVIKSDYEANSYIYFQVIDNGIGISKDSIQHLFERYYRITETHLGSGVGLAFVKSLTILHKGLIQVSSERNEGTEIIIGIPGSKADYTLNEQFSQNNEPGGTRLESISYQLETEVTQVSIEQIPADAATSILIVDDNEELRTFLKDTLSPFYVITEAADGHSGLEQARKNLPDLIISDVMMPGMNGTEFCKHIKEDIETSHIPFLMLTAKNSIEAEIEGAESGADLYFTKPININLLQLTIKNIFEQRQKLKDHYLKNKDTEPRALAHSERDKAFLTKLLSIIDAEMINPEMDIDYLCKEIGMSRTKLYQKIKSITGQSIGEFVRSARLRKAIEIMKTEDVLMTEVMYRIGIQTQSYFTKAFKKEFGVTPTGYMQNLKH from the coding sequence ATGAAGATCAATATAAAAAACCTTTGGATCGGCACTGATGATGGTGGTTTAAACTGTTATAACCTCCATACCCAGGTATTTACCCATTATTTTATGGGCGGTGGAAAACGGCCGGATTTAAGGGTAATTTTTATCGATAGTAAAGGAAATTTATGGATCGGGCAGGCCGGGCTTTACCGTTTTAACCGTGCAAAGAACAAATTTGAACTATATACCACCAAAGCAGGTTTATCAACCGAGTTTATAAAAGGAATTATCGAAGATGACAAAGGCAATTTCTGGATTTCGACCGCCCATGGCCTTACCAGATTTAATCCGCAAAATGAAACCTTTAAGAAATACAATACCGGTGATGGTTTGCAAGGACTTGAATTCGAGACCAATGCCTATTTAAAAACACAGAATGGGGAAATGTTTTTTGGGGGAATAAATGGTTTCAATTCATTTTTTACTGACGATATCAAAACCAATAAGTTTATTCCGCCTGTTTACCTCACAGAGTTTCAGATCTTCAATCAAAAAATCTTACCAAACACAGAAGGTTCTGTACTCGAAAACGACATTAGCTATACCAAAGAAATTAAACTTGATTATGATCAGGCTTCGATATCATTCCGTTTTGCCGCTTTAAATTATGTGGCCAATGAAAATAATAACTATGCTTATCGATTAGAAGGTGAAGATAAAGACTGGATTTTTGCAGGCCATGCGAAGCAGGCATTTTATACCAACCTCGATCCGGGAACCTATACTTTTAAGGTTAGGGCATCGAACAACGATAATATTTGGAATACCACCGGAACAACGCTAAAAATCATCATCGCCCCTCCTTTCTGGGCAACCTGGTGGTTCAGGCTCATTGTGATTGCCACAGCCCTTTATTTAACTTATTTAGCACTAAGTTTTAAACGCAGATTGGAAATCAGAAGAATAGAGGAAGAAAAAAGAGAAGAAATCCATCAGACACAGCTTCAGTTTTTCACCAATATTTCGCATGAGTTCCGCACACCCCTATCGTTAATATTAGGGCCGATAGAACGCCTGTTGAGAGAAGATACACAAGAAAGTTTCCAGAGTTATTACAATACCATTCATCGTAACGCCAATCGCCTATTGAGGTTGATTAACGAACTGATGGATTTTAGAAAAACTGCTTCAGGCGCTTTAAAGCTAAACGTAGTAAACGGAAACCTGAACCTTTTTATTGATGAGGTTGCCGAAGAATTTTCGGAAATGGCAGCTGAAAAAGAAATTAGTTTTACGGTAGAAAAAGAAAATCTCCCTGCCGATATCTGGTTTGATCGGCAGGTAATCGAAAAAATCATCCTCAACCTGATTAATAACTCCATCAAATACACTAAATCTGGTGGAACACTTAAACTTCAGGTTTTTAGCGATCTAAGCGATCATAAACCAGCTTTCGAAAACCAATTGGTGATCAAAAGTGATTATGAAGCCAATTCGTACATCTATTTCCAAGTCATAGATAATGGAATAGGGATTTCCAAAGACTCCATCCAACATTTATTCGAACGTTATTACCGGATTACCGAAACACATTTGGGTTCTGGCGTAGGCTTAGCATTCGTAAAAAGTTTAACCATACTTCATAAAGGATTGATACAGGTATCCAGCGAGCGCAACGAAGGAACAGAAATTATTATCGGTATCCCAGGCAGCAAAGCAGATTACACACTAAACGAACAGTTTAGCCAAAACAATGAACCTGGTGGAACGCGGTTAGAAAGCATCAGTTATCAATTGGAAACTGAAGTAACACAAGTCAGTATAGAGCAAATACCTGCAGATGCCGCAACAAGTATTCTTATCGTAGATGACAACGAAGAACTGAGAACATTTTTAAAAGATACCTTAAGTCCTTTTTATGTAATTACCGAAGCTGCAGATGGACATTCAGGGCTTGAACAGGCGCGAAAAAATTTACCTGATCTGATTATCAGTGATGTAATGATGCCTGGCATGAACGGAACAGAATTTTGTAAGCATATCAAAGAAGATATAGAAACCAGCCATATTCCATTTTTAATGCTTACGGCCAAAAACAGTATCGAGGCTGAGATAGAAGGTGCCGAATCGGGTGCTGATCTTTATTTCACCAAACCCATCAATATTAACCTTTTACAGCTCACCATCAAAAACATTTTCGAGCAACGGCAAAAACTTAAAGATCACTATTTAAAAAATAAAGATACTGAGCCAAGAGCACTTGCCCATTCAGAGAGGGATAAAGCTTTCCTGACCAAATTACTGTCGATTATTGATGCCGAGATGATTAACCCTGAAATGGATATCGATTATTTATGCAAAGAAATTGGCATGAGCAGAACGAAACTCTATCAGAAAATAAAATCGATAACAGGTCAATCGATTGGAGAGTTCGTACGTTCAGCGAGACTTAGAAAGGCCATTGAAATTATGAAAACCGAAGATGTATTGATGACAGAGGTAATGTACCGGATCGGTATACAAACACAATCTTATTTTACAAAGGCATTTAAAAAAGAATTCGGAGTAACACCAACAGGTTACATGCAGAACTTAAAACATTAG
- a CDS encoding two-component regulator propeller domain-containing protein, with protein MNTLTRTFFLLLFIFLIGNVSAQNLKFKHVSVEDGLSNSTIECIFQDHRGFIWFGTRDGLNKYDGNQITVFKHNKNGNSISDNFIRCIFEDQNHNLWIGTSDGLNRFNAEKNNFVTYRSKDNKNQTNNIVTSVKETNKGIWVGTYGGGLNLLDKTSNTFSRYPYPSDQTKSDRKDYINDLYCDATGNIWMATDAGIHVLDLKSGRSTAIKGLENETFRVIKKDADGSFWFGTEENGLIHFNPDKNTIKTYQHQEKNSSSIGSNLVRAIVFDKQKKIWIGGINGGLNLFDPKTETFAHYQNEPGNTFSLSQRTVSALFVDQQENLWIGTHRGGVNLYSPQAEKFKLVRQEPNKNSLSYNDVRAFHEDKAGNIYIGTDGGGLDIYNKTSKTFIHHRYNPFNPKSIGADAILDITETKSGLLLVGTWAGGLNLMHSDGSFTRFNHNASPTSISSDYVQKSFEDSNGNIWIGTYYGGLNLFDAQNKQFKRITEGKNGSKLTGNNIVAINEDQYKKPLDRH; from the coding sequence ATGAACACACTAACGAGAACTTTTTTCCTGCTCCTCTTTATTTTTTTGATAGGAAACGTTAGCGCACAAAATTTAAAATTTAAACACGTTAGTGTCGAAGATGGACTGTCGAACAGTACCATCGAATGCATCTTTCAAGATCATCGGGGTTTCATCTGGTTTGGTACACGCGATGGTTTGAATAAATACGATGGCAATCAGATCACCGTTTTCAAACACAATAAAAACGGAAACAGCATCAGCGATAATTTCATCAGGTGTATCTTTGAAGACCAGAACCATAACCTATGGATCGGTACATCCGACGGACTAAACAGGTTTAATGCCGAGAAAAACAATTTTGTAACCTACAGATCTAAAGACAATAAGAACCAAACCAATAACATCGTTACCTCAGTTAAAGAAACCAACAAAGGAATTTGGGTAGGCACTTATGGAGGTGGGCTGAACCTGCTCGATAAAACTTCAAATACCTTTAGCCGATATCCATACCCATCTGATCAGACAAAAAGCGACCGAAAAGATTACATCAACGATCTGTACTGTGATGCTACCGGAAACATCTGGATGGCAACCGATGCTGGCATCCATGTTTTAGACCTTAAATCTGGTAGATCCACAGCCATAAAAGGTTTAGAGAATGAAACCTTCAGGGTAATTAAGAAAGACGCCGATGGTTCTTTTTGGTTTGGAACAGAAGAAAATGGCTTAATCCATTTCAATCCTGACAAAAATACGATTAAAACCTACCAGCATCAGGAAAAAAACAGCAGCAGTATTGGCAGCAATTTGGTAAGGGCTATTGTTTTCGATAAGCAAAAAAAGATATGGATCGGTGGCATTAACGGAGGTTTGAATCTTTTTGATCCAAAAACTGAAACTTTTGCACATTACCAGAATGAACCTGGTAATACCTTTAGTTTATCGCAACGCACGGTTTCGGCACTTTTTGTCGATCAACAGGAAAACTTATGGATCGGCACACACCGCGGAGGGGTAAATTTATATAGTCCGCAGGCAGAAAAATTTAAACTGGTGCGTCAGGAACCCAACAAAAACAGCTTAAGTTATAACGATGTTAGGGCATTCCACGAGGATAAAGCTGGCAATATTTATATCGGAACCGATGGTGGCGGACTCGATATTTACAACAAAACCAGCAAAACCTTTATCCACCACCGCTATAATCCTTTCAACCCCAAAAGCATAGGCGCTGATGCTATTCTGGATATCACCGAAACAAAAAGCGGTTTGTTACTCGTTGGTACCTGGGCAGGCGGGTTAAACCTTATGCACAGCGATGGCTCTTTTACCCGTTTTAACCACAACGCCAGCCCAACTTCTATTTCTTCGGATTACGTTCAAAAATCTTTTGAAGACAGCAACGGAAATATCTGGATAGGCACCTACTATGGCGGTTTGAACCTTTTCGATGCACAAAACAAACAGTTTAAACGCATTACCGAGGGGAAAAACGGCAGTAAATTAACTGGAAACAATATTGTCGCCATTAATGAAGATCAATATAAAAAACCTTTGGATCGGCACTGA
- a CDS encoding TonB-dependent receptor codes for MHIFTSFFKSNKRMLMLLLLIFTHGYLFAQQATIAGVVKSAPDNLGMPGVSVRLKGTAIATSTDANGNFSIKIPAKAGILEFTSVGYKVQEVQVSKTTTLTITLIEDASTLNDVVVVGYGTTRKQDLTGSVAVVGVKDFQKGSISTPEQMLSGKVSGVSITSNSGQPGSGSTIRIRGGSSLNASNDPLFVIDGVPLESGGVSGASNPLSFINPNDIETFTVLKDASAAAIYGARASNGVIIITTKKGLGDALKVTFNSVNSVSKLSKQLDVLSADEIRAIVNAKGTSAQKAQLGTFNTNWQDLIYQDGFSTDNNISISGGIKKLPYRLSIGYQNQTGVLRTDELQKTSAALVFNPRFFDNHLKLDINLKGSMQKTRFANTSAIGGAVSFDPTQATYTNRSDYNGYWEWLDPSTPTGLVNLVGRNPVGLLEQREDRAKPMRSIGNVQLDYSFHFLPELHANLNAAYDVASGKGTVYVDPNAAESILSNGVSNQYKQNRRNTVLDFYLNYIKEFKSIKSRIDATAGYSYNDYLTTQYNYPSFDAYGTKVVNSDPAFAFNKPQYRLISYFGRLNYNYDDRFLLTATIRRDGSSRFGPSFKYGVFPSAALAWTIKNESFLKDSKIVSALKLRLGYGVTGQQDGIGNYGYMSTYGLSALNASYQFGNTFYQMYRPSAYIANIKWEETATANIGLDFGFLDNRITGTLEVYQKKTSDLLNLIPQPAGTNFAANAIVNVGDMENKGVELTLGFNPVREKDFNWDFSFNATYNKNTITNLTVVPNDPNYGGFPSGTIAGGVGGQNAFINAVGGPKNTFNLFEQTYDQNGNPIEGVYVDQNGDGVINQNDFKKGKQADPKVFLGFSNNLSYKKWNLSFTLRANLGNYVYNNNYSQSGNLNQILGTAIILNASPNYLTTNFKTQQLLSDYYVQNASFLRMDNVNLGYAFGKILKTKANLGLTASVQNVFVITKYKGLDPEVASGVDNNIYPRPRIFSLGLNVNF; via the coding sequence ATGCACATTTTTACATCTTTCTTCAAGAGTAACAAGCGAATGTTAATGCTTTTACTACTGATTTTTACCCATGGATATCTTTTTGCACAGCAGGCGACCATTGCCGGTGTTGTTAAATCAGCACCCGATAATTTAGGAATGCCGGGCGTAAGTGTTCGCTTAAAAGGAACGGCGATTGCCACCTCTACTGATGCAAATGGAAACTTTAGTATCAAGATACCTGCGAAAGCCGGGATTCTCGAATTCACCTCGGTGGGTTATAAAGTTCAGGAAGTACAAGTTTCTAAAACCACAACTTTAACCATCACTTTAATCGAAGATGCTTCTACCTTAAACGATGTAGTTGTTGTAGGTTACGGAACCACGCGAAAACAAGATCTTACGGGTTCTGTAGCAGTTGTTGGTGTAAAGGATTTCCAAAAAGGAAGTATCAGCACACCAGAGCAAATGTTATCAGGTAAGGTATCAGGGGTTTCGATTACTTCAAACAGTGGTCAGCCGGGAAGTGGCAGTACCATCCGTATCCGTGGAGGTTCGTCATTAAATGCAAGTAACGATCCATTATTTGTTATAGACGGTGTACCTTTAGAAAGCGGTGGTGTTTCGGGTGCATCAAATCCTTTGAGTTTCATTAACCCTAACGATATTGAAACCTTTACGGTTTTAAAGGACGCATCAGCAGCAGCCATTTATGGTGCAAGAGCTTCAAATGGTGTAATTATCATCACCACAAAAAAAGGCTTGGGTGATGCCTTAAAAGTGACATTTAATTCGGTAAACTCTGTTTCTAAATTAAGCAAACAGTTAGATGTATTGAGTGCTGATGAAATCCGTGCGATTGTAAACGCTAAAGGTACTTCAGCGCAAAAAGCGCAGTTGGGTACATTTAATACCAATTGGCAGGATTTAATTTATCAGGATGGTTTTTCTACCGATAACAACATCAGCATTAGCGGAGGAATCAAAAAATTGCCTTACCGTTTATCAATTGGTTATCAAAATCAAACAGGCGTATTACGTACCGATGAATTGCAGAAAACCTCAGCTGCCCTTGTGTTTAACCCAAGATTTTTTGATAATCACCTAAAACTGGATATTAACCTTAAGGGAAGTATGCAGAAAACGCGTTTTGCAAATACTTCAGCGATCGGCGGGGCAGTGAGTTTCGATCCTACGCAAGCCACTTATACCAACCGATCTGATTATAATGGTTATTGGGAATGGTTAGATCCCAGTACACCAACGGGCCTGGTTAATTTGGTTGGGCGTAACCCGGTTGGTTTATTAGAACAAAGAGAAGATCGTGCGAAACCAATGCGTAGTATCGGTAATGTTCAGCTTGATTATAGCTTTCACTTCCTGCCAGAATTACATGCCAATTTAAATGCTGCTTATGATGTAGCCTCAGGCAAAGGAACGGTTTACGTAGATCCAAATGCTGCAGAATCGATTTTAAGCAATGGAGTAAGCAATCAGTATAAGCAAAACAGAAGAAATACCGTTCTGGATTTTTACCTGAACTACATTAAAGAATTTAAATCGATTAAAAGTAGGATAGATGCAACAGCAGGTTATTCTTACAATGATTATTTAACTACGCAATACAATTATCCAAGTTTTGACGCTTATGGAACTAAAGTAGTGAACTCTGATCCTGCTTTTGCTTTTAATAAACCTCAATATCGTTTGATCTCTTATTTTGGAAGATTAAATTATAATTATGATGATCGGTTTCTACTAACAGCAACAATCCGTAGGGATGGCTCATCCCGTTTCGGGCCTTCTTTTAAATACGGTGTTTTCCCTTCGGCCGCCCTGGCGTGGACGATTAAAAATGAATCTTTCCTTAAGGATAGTAAAATCGTTTCTGCATTGAAACTACGTTTGGGTTATGGTGTTACCGGCCAGCAAGACGGAATCGGTAATTATGGCTATATGTCTACATACGGTTTGAGTGCATTAAATGCCTCTTATCAGTTTGGAAATACATTTTACCAGATGTATCGTCCAAGTGCCTACATTGCTAATATTAAGTGGGAAGAAACTGCAACCGCCAATATTGGTTTAGATTTCGGATTTTTGGATAACCGTATTACAGGTACACTGGAAGTTTATCAAAAGAAAACCAGCGATTTGTTGAATTTAATTCCTCAGCCTGCCGGAACTAATTTTGCTGCTAACGCGATTGTGAATGTCGGGGATATGGAAAACAAAGGTGTTGAGCTTACCTTAGGGTTTAATCCAGTTCGAGAAAAAGATTTCAATTGGGATTTCAGCTTCAATGCCACTTATAACAAAAACACCATTACCAATTTAACGGTGGTGCCAAACGATCCAAATTATGGAGGTTTCCCTAGTGGGACAATTGCCGGTGGGGTTGGTGGACAAAATGCCTTTATCAATGCCGTTGGCGGACCAAAAAATACCTTCAACCTGTTTGAACAGACTTACGATCAGAACGGAAACCCAATTGAGGGTGTTTATGTAGATCAGAATGGCGATGGTGTAATCAATCAGAACGATTTCAAAAAAGGAAAACAAGCAGATCCAAAAGTATTTCTGGGTTTTAGCAATAACCTGAGCTATAAAAAATGGAACCTGTCTTTCACTTTGAGGGCTAATTTAGGCAACTACGTTTACAACAATAACTATAGCCAAAGCGGTAATTTAAACCAGATTTTAGGAACGGCCATTATTTTAAATGCATCGCCAAACTACCTCACTACCAATTTTAAAACGCAGCAGTTATTGAGCGATTATTATGTTCAAAATGCTTCTTTTTTAAGAATGGACAATGTTAATCTGGGTTATGCCTTTGGTAAGATCTTAAAAACCAAAGCAAACTTAGGCTTAACCGCTAGTGTACAGAATGTGTTCGTAATTACCAAATACAAAGGCCTGGATCCAGAGGTGGCCTCCGGAGTGGATAACAACATCTACCCACGACCAAGGATATTCTCTCTAGGCTTAAATGTTAATTTCTAA
- a CDS encoding RagB/SusD family nutrient uptake outer membrane protein, which translates to MKPRVLQLFTLVCAIGILATSCNKLDLVPTNDLTADKVYTSAAGYKQSLAKVYGAFALTGNASVGQPDIPVEIIKDEGNSDFLRLYWNLQELTTDEAVWSWQNDAGIQGLHEMTWSSINSIINGLYYRSFFQITLCNDFINQSSDDNLSKRGIVGADADQVRKFRAEARFIRAYQYAVLMDIYGNPPLVTETAEIGGKDLPKQIARKDLFAYVESELKAIENDLAAPKANEYGRADRAASWALLSRIYLNAEVYTGTARYTDAITYCNKITAAGYTLHGNYRELTIADNHLNTDENIFTINYDGTNTQNFGGTTYLMHGPAHVPAEVSGSNGDWGGLRITQQFVNLFADKTGATDTRAQFYMSGQNLEVNDLYTSNDGYSSTKFRNKTRSGGPAPHQDVAKDFSDIDFPLFRLGETYLTYAEAVLRGGTGGSLTQALTYINQLRSRAYNGSVAGNITSSALTTDFILDERGRELWYEATRRTDLIRFGKFTTAAYLWAWKGGVKGGTAVNGKYNLYPLPPTDLSANPNLRQNTGY; encoded by the coding sequence ATGAAACCACGTGTTTTACAATTATTCACGCTAGTTTGTGCTATTGGCATACTGGCCACATCGTGCAACAAACTAGATTTAGTGCCTACAAATGATCTTACTGCTGATAAAGTGTATACCTCGGCGGCTGGTTATAAACAATCATTAGCCAAGGTGTATGGTGCTTTTGCCCTTACCGGAAATGCATCGGTAGGTCAGCCTGATATTCCGGTAGAGATTATTAAGGATGAAGGAAACTCTGATTTCCTTCGTTTATACTGGAATTTGCAGGAATTAACAACCGACGAGGCTGTTTGGTCCTGGCAGAATGATGCCGGAATCCAAGGCTTGCATGAAATGACCTGGTCGTCGATTAATTCGATTATCAATGGTTTATATTACCGTTCATTTTTCCAGATTACACTTTGTAATGATTTTATCAACCAATCGTCTGACGATAATTTAAGCAAAAGAGGAATTGTTGGTGCTGATGCAGATCAGGTGCGTAAGTTTAGAGCCGAAGCACGTTTTATCAGGGCTTATCAATACGCTGTATTGATGGATATTTATGGAAACCCACCACTGGTTACCGAAACTGCCGAAATTGGTGGTAAAGATTTGCCCAAACAAATTGCCCGTAAAGATTTATTCGCTTATGTAGAATCAGAACTTAAAGCGATTGAAAATGATTTAGCCGCACCAAAAGCCAACGAATATGGCCGTGCCGATCGGGCTGCATCATGGGCTTTGTTATCGAGGATTTATCTAAATGCGGAGGTATATACCGGTACGGCCAGGTATACCGATGCGATTACCTATTGCAACAAAATTACCGCTGCAGGTTATACGCTTCATGGTAATTACCGCGAACTAACCATTGCCGATAATCACTTAAATACAGACGAGAACATTTTTACCATTAATTATGATGGCACCAATACCCAGAATTTTGGAGGGACTACTTACCTGATGCATGGGCCGGCACACGTACCAGCTGAAGTTTCAGGCTCTAACGGCGATTGGGGCGGTTTGAGGATTACCCAGCAGTTTGTCAATCTTTTTGCCGATAAAACAGGTGCAACGGATACAAGGGCACAGTTTTATATGTCGGGCCAAAACTTGGAAGTGAATGATTTATACACTTCGAATGATGGTTACTCAAGCACTAAATTTCGTAATAAAACCCGTTCAGGTGGTCCGGCACCGCATCAGGATGTGGCCAAAGACTTTTCGGATATCGATTTTCCACTTTTCCGTTTAGGAGAAACCTATTTAACTTATGCGGAAGCCGTTTTGCGTGGTGGTACTGGTGGTAGTTTAACACAAGCGTTAACGTACATTAACCAGTTGCGTAGCCGTGCATATAACGGAAGTGTAGCAGGAAACATCACCTCGAGCGCTTTAACCACTGATTTTATTTTAGATGAACGTGGACGTGAACTTTGGTACGAAGCCACCCGCAGAACAGATTTGATCCGTTTCGGAAAATTTACCACAGCCGCTTATTTATGGGCATGGAAAGGTGGGGTTAAAGGCGGTACAGCTGTAAATGGCAAATACAATCTTTATCCATTGCCGCCAACTGATCTTTCGGCCAATCCAAATCTTCGTCAGAATACAGGTTATTAA
- a CDS encoding SusE domain-containing protein: MKKLSIQIIYALLLICLFFGCKKEESTNIVTPPGAGSLAFKSSVASVVLTSANDATNVTTFSFKAANFGVSVIPTYSLEFDVPADTIGTTAWANAVIVKLAAGTFEKAYLGADFNSLLANQLLLPTGVVSTVVVRLKAEVTQNTGTASTIKPIYSSLTMTVNPYKATIEYPALMVKGGNSWKTPTARTNGFVLTSVKFNSKYEGYLNLPNADGYGGDAFQLVSTKDASKVYGWGGTSTTMSLTGGNLYLTPAPAYMKVNADVDALTITYTPVKFFISGDDNAWSTSSTPLIYNATTGKWVAANVSLTAGKTFVFTCNGGYDISYKVDANGALVYAGAPTWGGINIPITKTGVFTVTLDLSAGDGNYTYSVK; encoded by the coding sequence ATGAAAAAGTTATCAATTCAGATCATATATGCTTTGCTTTTAATCTGCCTGTTCTTTGGCTGCAAAAAAGAAGAAAGTACAAATATCGTTACCCCACCAGGTGCAGGTAGCCTTGCTTTTAAAAGTTCGGTAGCCAGTGTTGTATTAACCTCAGCGAATGATGCCACCAATGTTACTACTTTTAGTTTTAAAGCTGCAAACTTTGGCGTAAGTGTTATCCCAACCTATTCGTTAGAATTCGATGTCCCTGCTGATACTATAGGCACAACTGCCTGGGCGAATGCGGTAATCGTTAAACTTGCGGCTGGTACTTTTGAAAAAGCTTACTTAGGTGCCGATTTTAATTCGCTTTTGGCCAATCAGCTGTTATTGCCAACAGGTGTTGTAAGTACTGTAGTGGTGAGATTGAAAGCAGAAGTGACCCAGAATACCGGGACAGCATCAACCATTAAACCTATTTATTCGAGCTTAACCATGACGGTTAATCCATACAAAGCCACAATAGAATATCCTGCTTTGATGGTAAAAGGAGGTAATTCCTGGAAAACACCAACCGCAAGGACCAATGGTTTTGTGCTAACCTCAGTTAAATTCAATTCGAAATACGAAGGTTATCTCAATTTACCTAATGCCGATGGTTATGGCGGTGATGCTTTTCAATTGGTATCTACAAAAGACGCCAGCAAGGTTTATGGTTGGGGAGGAACTTCGACAACGATGAGTTTAACAGGAGGTAATTTGTACCTTACGCCAGCACCAGCTTACATGAAAGTAAATGCCGATGTAGATGCATTAACCATCACGTATACACCAGTAAAATTCTTTATCTCTGGAGATGATAACGCCTGGAGTACTTCGTCAACACCATTAATTTACAATGCAACCACAGGAAAATGGGTTGCGGCAAATGTATCGTTAACTGCCGGTAAAACATTTGTATTTACCTGTAATGGAGGCTACGATATCAGTTATAAAGTAGATGCCAATGGCGCCTTAGTTTATGCTGGTGCACCAACCTGGGGCGGCATCAATATCCCAATTACCAAAACAGGTGTTTTCACGGTTACTTTAGATTTAAGTGCTGGTGATGGAAATTATACTTATTCGGTTAAATAA